Proteins co-encoded in one Populus trichocarpa isolate Nisqually-1 chromosome 10, P.trichocarpa_v4.1, whole genome shotgun sequence genomic window:
- the LOC7459982 gene encoding uncharacterized protein LOC7459982 isoform X2, translating into MSRMRVAVVGAGISGLVSAYVLAKAGAEVVLYEKEDSLGGHAKTVCFDGVDLDLGFMVFNRVTYPNMMEFFENLGIDMELSDMSFSVSLDQGKGCEWGSRNGFSGLFAQKKNALNPYFWKMLREIVKFKDDVLSYLEVLENDPVVDRNETLGQFVKSRGYSELFQKAYLVPVCGSIWSCPSEGVMNFSAFSVLSFCRNHHLLQLFGRPQWLTVRRRSHSYVNKVREKLESWGCQIRTGCEVQAVSTTDEGCAVLCRDGLLEMYSGCIMAVHAPDALGLLGEQATFDETRILGAFQYMYSEIFLHRDKTYMPQNSAAWSAWNFLGSTENKVCLTYWLNVLQNIDETGLPFLVTLNPDNAPDHTLLKWSTGRPVPSVAATKASLELDHIQGKRRIWFGGAYQGYGFYEDGLKSGMVAAHGLLGKSCDILRNPKHMVPSMLETGARLFVTRFLGHHISTGCLTLLEDGGTVFSFEGTSKKCSLKTVLKVHNPQFYWKIMTQADLGLADAYINGDFSFVDKDEGLINLFMILIVNRDADNSTSKLNKKRGWWTPLLFTAGIASAKFFIQHVSRQNTLTQARRNISRHYDLSNELFALFLDETMTYSCALFKKEDEDLKAAQIRKISLLIEKARVNKDHEVLEIGCGWGTLAIEVVQRTGCKYTGITLSEEQLKYAELKVKEAGLQDSIKFHLCDYRQLPKTHKYDTIISCEMIEAVGHEYMEEFFGCCESVLAENGLFVLQFISIPEERYDEYRKSSDFIKEYIFPGGCLPSLTRITSAMASSSRLCVEHVENIGIQYYQTLRYWRKNFLENQREILSLGFNEKFIRTWEYYFDYCAAGFKTHTLGNYQVVFSRPGNVVALSNPYRGFPSAY; encoded by the exons ATGTCAAGAATGAGAGTAGCAGTGGTTGGTGCTGGGATTAGTGGACTTGTTTCAGCTTATGTTCTTGCAAAAGCGGGTGCTGAGGTTGTTCTGTACGAGAAAGAAGACTCCTTGGGCGGCCATGCTAAAACTGTCTGCTTCGATGGTGTTGATTTAGACCTCGGTTTCATGGTCTTCAATCGG GTAACGTATCCAAATATGATGGAGTTCTTCGAGAACCTTGGGATAGACATGGAGTTATCAGATATGTCGTTCTCAGTGAGCTTAGACCAGGGCAAGGGTTGTGAATGGGGAAGCAGAAATGGGTTTTCAGGTTTGTTTGCTCAGAAGAAGAATGCGTTAAATCCGTACTTTTGGAAAATGCTTCGAGAAATTGTCAAGTTTAAGGATGATGTGCTCAG TTATCTTGAGGTTCTTGAGAATGACCCAGTTGTTGATAGGAATGAAACCTTAGGGCAATTCGTCAAGTCACGAGGTTACTCTGAATTATTTCAGAAGGCTTATCTT GTTCCTGTTTGTGGTTCTATATGGTCCTGCCCTTCAGAAGGAGTTATGAACTTTTCAGCTTTCTCTGTACTCTCATTTTGCCGTAATCATCATTTACTTCAG CTCTTTGGCCGGCCTCAGTGGCTCACAGTCAGACGGCGATCTCATTCTTATGTCAACAAG GTCAGAGAAAAGCTGGAAAGTTGGGGTTGCCAAATACGAACCGGTTGTGAGGTACAGGCTGTTTCAACAACAGATGAGG GTTGTGCAGTACTCTGCAGAGATGGCTTGCTAGAAATGTACAGTGGTTGCATAATGGCTGTCCATGCCCCAGATGCTCTGGGATTATTAGGGGAGCAAGCAACATTTGATGAGACGAGAATACTTGGTGCTTTCCAATATATGTAtag CGAAATCTTCCTTCACCGTGATAAAACATATATGCCCCAAAACTCAGCAGCATGGAGTGCTTGGAATTTCTTGGGAAGTACAGAGAATAAAGTCTGTCTGACATATTGGCTGAATGTGCTTCag AATATTGATGAAACAGGTCTACCTTTTCTTGTGACGCTTAATCCAGATAATGCACCAGATCATACCTTACTCAAGTGGTCGACTGGTCGTCCAGTTCCATCTGTAGCTGCAACAAAAGCTTCACTTGAACTTGACCATATTCAAGGCAAGAGGAGAATTTGGTTTGGTGGAGCCTACCAGG GTTATGGCTTCTATGAAGATGGACTAAAG TCTGGCATGGTTGCTGCACATGGTTTGCTTGGAAAAAGCTGTGACATTCTGAGGAATCCAAAACATATGGTACCTTCTATGTTAGAAACTGGGGCGCGCCTTTTTGTTACTAGATTTCTTGGACATCATATCTCTACTGGCTGTTTAAC TTTGCTGGAGGATGGAGGCACAGTTTTCTCCTTTGAGGGAACTTCTAAAAAATGTTCTCTGAAAACTGTTTTGAAGGTTCACAATCCGCAGTTTTACTGGAAG ATAATGACACAGGCTGATTTAGGCCTCGCAGATGCATATATCAATGGTGATTTTTCCTTTGTTGACAAAGATGAAGGTCTTATAAACCTTTTCATG ATTCTCATTGTAAATAGAGATGCTGATAATTCTACATCTAAGTTGAACAAGAAAAG GGGCTGGTGGACACCATTATTATTCACAGCTGGTATTGCATCTGCAAAATTTTTCATTCAGCATGTTTCAAGGCAAAATACTCTTACACAAGCTCGCAGAAATATCTCTCGTCATTATGACCTG AGTAATGAACTTTTTGCTCTGTTCTTGGATGAAACAATGACATACTCCTGCGCGCTATTTAAG aaagaagatgaagactTGAAAGCTGCACAGATTAGAAAAATATCCCTTCTAATCGAAAAG GCTAGAGTCAATAAAGACCATGAAGTTCTTGAGATTGGTTGTGGCTGGGGAACCTTAGCTATTGAAGTTGTCCAACGAACTGGATGTAAATATACTGGCATCACTCTATCTGAGGAGCAACTAAAATATGCAGAATTGAAAGTGAAGGAAGCGGGCCTCCAG GACAGTATAAAATTTCACCTCTGCGATTATCGCCAATTGCCCAAGACCCACAAATATGACACGATAATATCATG TGAAATGATAGAAGCTGTTGGCCACGAATACATGGAAGAGTTTTTTGGTTGCTGCGAATCAGTATTGGCTGAAAATGGGCTTTTTGTCCTACAG TTCATATCAATCCCGGAAGAAAGATATGACGAGTACAGGAAGAGTTCAGATTTTATTAAGGAATATATATTTCCTGGTGGATGCTTGCCTTCATTAACTAGGATAACATCAGCCATGGCCTCTTCATCAAGACTCTG TGTGGAGCACGTGGAAAATATCGGAATTCAATACTATCAAACACTTAGATACTGGAGAAAAAACTTCTTGGAGAATCAGAG AGAAATTCTTTCCCTGGGATTCAATGAAAAGTTCATTCGAACATGGGAGTACTATTTTGACTATTGTGCAGCTGGTTTCAAGACACACACACTTGGAAATTATCAG GTTGTATTTTCACGTCCTGGAAATGTTGTTGCACTAAGCAATCCATACAGAGGTTTCCCTTCAGCATACTGA
- the LOC7459982 gene encoding uncharacterized protein LOC7459982 isoform X1, whose product MSRMRVAVVGAGISGLVSAYVLAKAGAEVVLYEKEDSLGGHAKTVCFDGVDLDLGFMVFNRVTYPNMMEFFENLGIDMELSDMSFSVSLDQGKGCEWGSRNGFSGLFAQKKNALNPYFWKMLREIVKFKDDVLSYLEVLENDPVVDRNETLGQFVKSRGYSELFQKAYLVPVCGSIWSCPSEGVMNFSAFSVLSFCRNHHLLQLFGRPQWLTVRRRSHSYVNKVREKLESWGCQIRTGCEVQAVSTTDEAGCAVLCRDGLLEMYSGCIMAVHAPDALGLLGEQATFDETRILGAFQYMYSEIFLHRDKTYMPQNSAAWSAWNFLGSTENKVCLTYWLNVLQNIDETGLPFLVTLNPDNAPDHTLLKWSTGRPVPSVAATKASLELDHIQGKRRIWFGGAYQGYGFYEDGLKSGMVAAHGLLGKSCDILRNPKHMVPSMLETGARLFVTRFLGHHISTGCLTLLEDGGTVFSFEGTSKKCSLKTVLKVHNPQFYWKIMTQADLGLADAYINGDFSFVDKDEGLINLFMILIVNRDADNSTSKLNKKRGWWTPLLFTAGIASAKFFIQHVSRQNTLTQARRNISRHYDLSNELFALFLDETMTYSCALFKKEDEDLKAAQIRKISLLIEKARVNKDHEVLEIGCGWGTLAIEVVQRTGCKYTGITLSEEQLKYAELKVKEAGLQDSIKFHLCDYRQLPKTHKYDTIISCEMIEAVGHEYMEEFFGCCESVLAENGLFVLQFISIPEERYDEYRKSSDFIKEYIFPGGCLPSLTRITSAMASSSRLCVEHVENIGIQYYQTLRYWRKNFLENQREILSLGFNEKFIRTWEYYFDYCAAGFKTHTLGNYQVVFSRPGNVVALSNPYRGFPSAY is encoded by the exons ATGTCAAGAATGAGAGTAGCAGTGGTTGGTGCTGGGATTAGTGGACTTGTTTCAGCTTATGTTCTTGCAAAAGCGGGTGCTGAGGTTGTTCTGTACGAGAAAGAAGACTCCTTGGGCGGCCATGCTAAAACTGTCTGCTTCGATGGTGTTGATTTAGACCTCGGTTTCATGGTCTTCAATCGG GTAACGTATCCAAATATGATGGAGTTCTTCGAGAACCTTGGGATAGACATGGAGTTATCAGATATGTCGTTCTCAGTGAGCTTAGACCAGGGCAAGGGTTGTGAATGGGGAAGCAGAAATGGGTTTTCAGGTTTGTTTGCTCAGAAGAAGAATGCGTTAAATCCGTACTTTTGGAAAATGCTTCGAGAAATTGTCAAGTTTAAGGATGATGTGCTCAG TTATCTTGAGGTTCTTGAGAATGACCCAGTTGTTGATAGGAATGAAACCTTAGGGCAATTCGTCAAGTCACGAGGTTACTCTGAATTATTTCAGAAGGCTTATCTT GTTCCTGTTTGTGGTTCTATATGGTCCTGCCCTTCAGAAGGAGTTATGAACTTTTCAGCTTTCTCTGTACTCTCATTTTGCCGTAATCATCATTTACTTCAG CTCTTTGGCCGGCCTCAGTGGCTCACAGTCAGACGGCGATCTCATTCTTATGTCAACAAG GTCAGAGAAAAGCTGGAAAGTTGGGGTTGCCAAATACGAACCGGTTGTGAGGTACAGGCTGTTTCAACAACAGATGAGG CAGGTTGTGCAGTACTCTGCAGAGATGGCTTGCTAGAAATGTACAGTGGTTGCATAATGGCTGTCCATGCCCCAGATGCTCTGGGATTATTAGGGGAGCAAGCAACATTTGATGAGACGAGAATACTTGGTGCTTTCCAATATATGTAtag CGAAATCTTCCTTCACCGTGATAAAACATATATGCCCCAAAACTCAGCAGCATGGAGTGCTTGGAATTTCTTGGGAAGTACAGAGAATAAAGTCTGTCTGACATATTGGCTGAATGTGCTTCag AATATTGATGAAACAGGTCTACCTTTTCTTGTGACGCTTAATCCAGATAATGCACCAGATCATACCTTACTCAAGTGGTCGACTGGTCGTCCAGTTCCATCTGTAGCTGCAACAAAAGCTTCACTTGAACTTGACCATATTCAAGGCAAGAGGAGAATTTGGTTTGGTGGAGCCTACCAGG GTTATGGCTTCTATGAAGATGGACTAAAG TCTGGCATGGTTGCTGCACATGGTTTGCTTGGAAAAAGCTGTGACATTCTGAGGAATCCAAAACATATGGTACCTTCTATGTTAGAAACTGGGGCGCGCCTTTTTGTTACTAGATTTCTTGGACATCATATCTCTACTGGCTGTTTAAC TTTGCTGGAGGATGGAGGCACAGTTTTCTCCTTTGAGGGAACTTCTAAAAAATGTTCTCTGAAAACTGTTTTGAAGGTTCACAATCCGCAGTTTTACTGGAAG ATAATGACACAGGCTGATTTAGGCCTCGCAGATGCATATATCAATGGTGATTTTTCCTTTGTTGACAAAGATGAAGGTCTTATAAACCTTTTCATG ATTCTCATTGTAAATAGAGATGCTGATAATTCTACATCTAAGTTGAACAAGAAAAG GGGCTGGTGGACACCATTATTATTCACAGCTGGTATTGCATCTGCAAAATTTTTCATTCAGCATGTTTCAAGGCAAAATACTCTTACACAAGCTCGCAGAAATATCTCTCGTCATTATGACCTG AGTAATGAACTTTTTGCTCTGTTCTTGGATGAAACAATGACATACTCCTGCGCGCTATTTAAG aaagaagatgaagactTGAAAGCTGCACAGATTAGAAAAATATCCCTTCTAATCGAAAAG GCTAGAGTCAATAAAGACCATGAAGTTCTTGAGATTGGTTGTGGCTGGGGAACCTTAGCTATTGAAGTTGTCCAACGAACTGGATGTAAATATACTGGCATCACTCTATCTGAGGAGCAACTAAAATATGCAGAATTGAAAGTGAAGGAAGCGGGCCTCCAG GACAGTATAAAATTTCACCTCTGCGATTATCGCCAATTGCCCAAGACCCACAAATATGACACGATAATATCATG TGAAATGATAGAAGCTGTTGGCCACGAATACATGGAAGAGTTTTTTGGTTGCTGCGAATCAGTATTGGCTGAAAATGGGCTTTTTGTCCTACAG TTCATATCAATCCCGGAAGAAAGATATGACGAGTACAGGAAGAGTTCAGATTTTATTAAGGAATATATATTTCCTGGTGGATGCTTGCCTTCATTAACTAGGATAACATCAGCCATGGCCTCTTCATCAAGACTCTG TGTGGAGCACGTGGAAAATATCGGAATTCAATACTATCAAACACTTAGATACTGGAGAAAAAACTTCTTGGAGAATCAGAG AGAAATTCTTTCCCTGGGATTCAATGAAAAGTTCATTCGAACATGGGAGTACTATTTTGACTATTGTGCAGCTGGTTTCAAGACACACACACTTGGAAATTATCAG GTTGTATTTTCACGTCCTGGAAATGTTGTTGCACTAAGCAATCCATACAGAGGTTTCCCTTCAGCATACTGA